Proteins found in one Xenopus laevis strain J_2021 chromosome 1L, Xenopus_laevis_v10.1, whole genome shotgun sequence genomic segment:
- the LOC108705330 gene encoding vomeronasal type-2 receptor 26-like, producing MLGAIALSLFLLKLKYLVGLIVIICKFPIVSVDPACRLSIIEAYEEYEYIHEGDVTIGGILTVNSFIIPFSESGEGPDSLMCVSAMLQFYRQLLDFIFAIEKINNDPVLLANVTLGYHIYDSCGDPRKAVRSVFQILSGTREPVPNYSCVGKRNIAGFIGDLTLDTTVPIAQILSLFGYAQISYGATGSLLSNRVAFPYFFRTVESDNSHYFALSKLLKYFGWTWVGIIIFSENNEDLKLLSHHLSNNGICVEFHIKIHNYNTDVKYEPYKEIIQNSLTSVIVFCGTASMHMIGGLGLQSDAFSTKTIIVSFTVAANSHILDYAPKLFMGCLGLLQYFSYSLDSPERRLFLETIYPLKYPKDKLLENIWIRYYSCLSEDQDKNTFFERIYKRKLQNCTGWERISHLHQFDNKFYSPRVLLAVNMMSRALHDIHFSHSNQALTSKMVYKFQLQYYLRNILYDIHEDKTSVYVENGEHVSQYLIYNCLLDMDGRIAVTNVGLFIPWAPSDQKMHKGSIRWKTNNSQIPRSQCSDSCLPGYRKAPRGRTKACCYDCVPCSEGEISNITDSENCIRCPDMEWPTKKKRWCTAKKIEFLSYSDDVISVLYLMFSAILFLITVLVLGIFIKYQDTPIVRANNSSLSFLLLVSIKLSFLSVFLFLGRPVDITCMLRNITFGITFSIAVSSLLAKTIMVYVAFKATKPGSSWRKWVGVKLSNSVVLFCSSIQIIICMTWLAISPPFQELDLHTYPGTIIIQCNEGSAIGFYSVIGYMGLLAAVSFVLAFLARTLPDSFNEAKYITFSMLLFCSVWITMIPAYLSTKGKNTVCVEIFAILTSSAGLLFCIFLPKCFIILFRPERNIKSTMLGRKTLISM from the exons ATGTTGGGTGCCATCGCTCTATCCTTGTTCTTACTGAAGCTGAAATACCTGGTAGGACTGATTGTGATAATCTGTAAATTTCCCATTGTTTCTGTTGATCCTGCCTGTCGACTGAGTATCATTGAGGCATATGAGGAATATGAATATATTCATGAAGGAGATGTCACTATTGGAGGAATACTAACTGTGAACTCTTTCATAATTCCATTTAGTGAGTCTGGTGAAGGTCCTGACAGTCTGATGTGTGTAAG TGCTATGCTACAGTTTTACAGACAactgttagattttatttttgctatcgagaaaataaacaatgacccAGTCCTTTTAGCCAATGTGACTCTGGGATACCATATATATGATTCCTGTGGGGACCCGAGGAAGGCTGTGAGGAGTGTGTTCCAAATATTATCTGGTACCAGGGAGCCAGTTCCcaattactcctgtgtgggaaagagaaacattgctggatttattggggatctcacTTTAGATACAACTGTACCTATAGCCCAGATTCTAAGCCTGTTTGGCTATGCCCAG ATCAGTTATGGAGCTACAGGATCTTTGCTGAGTAACAGAGTTGCCTTTCCGTACTTTTTCAGAACAGTAGAAAGTGATAACAGTCATTATTTTGCTTTGAGTAAACTACTGAAATATTTTGGCTGGACCTGGGTTGGAATCATTATATTCAGTGAGAACAATGAAGACCTTAAGCTACTATCACATCATCTCTCCAACAATGGAATATGCGTGGAGTTCCATATAAAGATACATAATTATAATACCGATGTTAAGTATGAGCCTTACAAGGAAATCATTCAAAACTCCTTAACCAGTGTGATTGTCTTCTGTGGAACAGCTTCAATGCATATGATAGGAGGGCTGGGTCTCCAGTCAGATGCTTTCAGCACAAAGACCATCATTGTTTCTTTTACTGTAGCAGCCAACAGTCACATCCTGGATTACGCACCAAAATTATTTATGGGTTGCTTAGGGCTGCTGCAATATTTCTCTTATTCTCTTGATAGTCCTGAAAGAAGACTTTTTCTAGAGACCATCTACCCTTTAAAATATCCCAAAGACAAACTACTTGAAAATATTTGGATACGATACTATTCTTGTTTGTCAGAAGACCAAGATAAAAATACTTTCTTTGAAAGAATTTACAAACGCAAACTTCAGAACTGCACTGGATGGGAACGCATTTCACATCTTCACCAGTTTGACAATAAGTTCTATTCCCCCCGTGTTCTTCTTGCAGTTAATATGATGTCTCGTGCACTACATGATATTCACTTCTCACACAGCAATCAAGCTCTTACAAGCAAAATGGTGTACAAATTTCAG tTACAGTATTACCTCAGAAATATTCTCTATGATATCCATGAGGATAAAACTTCTGTTTATGTTGAGAATGGGGAACATGTCAGTCAGTACCTGATCTATAACTGCCTGCTAGATATGGATGGACGTATTGCTGTGACAAATGTTGGCCTCTTTATACCATGGGCTCCATCAGATCAGAAAATGCACAAAGGATCAATAAGATGGAAGACCAACAATAGCCAA aTCCCAAGATCTCAATGTTCAGACAGTTGCCTCCCTGGTTACAGGAAGGCCCCAAGGGGCAGAACCAAAGCCTGCTGCTATGATTGTGTCCCATGTTCAGAGGGAGAAATTTCTAATATAACTG ACAGTGAAAACTGCATCAGATGCCCAGACATGGAATGGCCTACTAAGAAAAAGAGATGgtgcactgcaaaaaaaatagaatttctgtCTTACTCTGATGATGTGATTTctgtgctttatttaatgttctcagctatattgtttttaataactGTACTAGTATTAGGAATTTTCATTAAATATCAGGACACCCCaatagtgagagccaacaacagtagcctgagcttcctcctccttgtctccatcaagctgagcttcctcagtgtgtttctgttcctcggtcgccctgtggatataacctgcatgctgcgtaacatcacttttggaatcaccttctccatagctgtctcttctctcctggccaagactatcatggtttatgttgctttcaaagccaccaagccagggagctcatggagaaaatgggtgggagtcaaactgtccaattctgtagtcttgttctgctcatccattcaaataataatctgcatgacttggttggccatttctcctccctttcaggaactggaccttcacacttaccctggaaccatcatcattcagtgcaatgagggctcagctattggcttttactcagttattgggtatatgggacttctggcagctgttagttttgttttagcatttttagctcggacattaccggacagttttaatgaggccaagtacatcactttcagcatgctgctcttctgcagtgtttggatcacaatgatcccggcctatctgagcaccaaaggcaaaaacactgtgtgtgtggagatatttgccatactcacctcaagtgctggacttttattctgtatatttctgccAAAATGCTTCATAATTTTATTTAGACCTGAAAGAAACATAAAATCGACTATGCTTGGGAGGAAAACCTTAATCAGTATGTAA